In Papaver somniferum cultivar HN1 chromosome 1, ASM357369v1, whole genome shotgun sequence, a genomic segment contains:
- the LOC113299958 gene encoding ER membrane protein complex subunit 8/9 homolog, which produces MGGELKYEIGQNAYIKLVLHALKHKTSSVNGILIGRIGKDDVIEISDSIPLSHSQIGLLPALELALIQIEEHYGSQGMSVVGYYHGNERYDDVELGNVAKRIGDQIHKYFPQAVVILLDNKKLEALPKGKGLSPVVKFYTKDASKTWRQGGGSDGGGRLTIREPSSNIVLLDCISSEKWQEVVDFDDHLDDISKDWLNPGLFK; this is translated from the exons ATGGGAGGTGAATTGAAGTACGAGATTGGACAGAATGCATACATCAAACTTGTTCTTCATGCATTGAAACACAAGACATCATCTGTTAATGGTATTCTCATTGGTCGTATCGGTAAAGACGATGTTATTGAGATCTCTGACTCAATACCTCTTTCTCACTCTCAGATTGGTCTTTTACCAGCTCTTGAACTTGCTCTAATTCAG ATAGAAGAGCATTATGGATCCCAAGGTATGAGTGTCGTTGGTTATTATCATGGAAATGAGAGGTACGATGATGTTGAGCTGGGAAATGTTGCAAAGAGAATTGGGGATCAAATTCATAAATACTTTCCTCAAGCTGTTGTGATTTTG TTGGATAATAAGAAGCTGGAAGCTCTTCCAAAAGGGAAAGGCTTGAGCCCAGTTGTCAAG TTCTACACAAAGGATGCATCTAAAACTTGGAGGCAAGGTGGTGGATCTGATGGAGGTGGTCGATTGACCATCAGGGAGCCGTCATCAAACATAGTCTTGCTAGACTGTATTTCATCTGAGAAATGGCAGGAAGTTGTTGATTTTGATGATCACCTTGATGACATAAGCAA GGACTGGTTGAATCCTGGTCTGTTCAAGTAA